One region of Oryza sativa Japonica Group chromosome 10, ASM3414082v1 genomic DNA includes:
- the LOC107275569 gene encoding acyl transferase 15, with product MSTVVSKSAPVVVRPSEPPVKTSSSKIVLSPLEMPLAMVPMTVLLAFEHPIIHHHQPTADTIKMALAQALVHYYPIAGRLSCNDDEDGGGDFYIDCTSELGVMFVAASADCTMEELMRVADNQPTDDETAVVQQLAFNCTPDVGDDGPPPLLWVQVTTLSCGGFVVGVTWSHGLADGVGIAQFIQAVGELARGLPSPSIVPVRQDDIVATQVVPPFTMALLQFLPGLKPLDLTFNNVTVPTSLINHIRRFRGRRTNDDGGQHSTTTITAFEAVAAVLWKCRTRAVMASPEAPAILVFVVNARKYLAGVNDGYYGNCSMMHMAMAKSGAVANGDIMDVVEIIRRAKERIPEQFGEGSDRMVRELSDGQQVDGYESLLYLTSWRNIGLEEVDFGSGKTARVMTYPQRMLFSLLEKTTPICFMLMPTKEGARVMSGCVTPDHVDAFQQQILKLNANYTAT from the coding sequence ATGAGCACTGTGGTGAGCAAGTCGGCGCCGGTAGTCGTCCGACCATCGGAGCCGCCGGTGAAGACTTCCAGCAGCAAGATCGTTCTCTCTCCACTGGAGATGCCTCTTGCCATGGTGCCAATGACAGTGCTGCTTGCGTTCGAGCATCCCATCATCCATCACCATCAGCCCACGGCGGACACCATCAAGATGGCTCTCGCTCAAGCACTCGTCCACTACTATCCTATCGCCGGCCGTCTTTCCTGCAACGATGACGAAGACGGTGGCGGCGATTTCTACATCGACTGCACCAGCGAGCTCGGAGTCATGTTCGTGGCCGCGTCCGCCGACTGCACCATGGAGGAGCTCATGCGTGTCGCCGACAACCAACCTACCGACGACGAGACGGCGGTGGTGCAGCAGCTCGCCTTCAACTGCACGCccgacgtcggcgacgacggcccTCCTCCTCTGCTGTGGGTGCAGGTGACCACGCTATCCTGTGGAGGCTTCGTCGTCGGGGTGACATGGAGCCATGGCCTGGCTGACGGTGTCGGCATAGCACAGTTCATACAAGCCGTCGGCGAGCTTGCCCGTGGGCTGCCCTCGCCGTCCATCGTCCCGGTCAGGCAAGACGACATCGTCGCAACCCAAGTCGTACCTCCCTTCACCATGGCCCTTCTCCAGTTTCTACCCGGCCTCAAGCCATTAGACCTCACCTTCAACAACGTCACCGTCCCGACAAGCTTGATCAACCACATCCGACGATTCCGAGGACGACGAACCAACGACGATGGTGGGCAgcactccaccaccaccatcacggCGTTCGAGGCAGTCGCCGCCGTGCTTTGGAAGTGCCGTACACGAGCGGTGATGGCGAGTCCAGAGGCTCCCGCCATACTAGTCTTCGTAGTGAACGCACGAAAGTACCTAGCAGGCGTCAACGACGGCTACTACGGGAACTGCAGCATGATGCACATGGCCATGGCGAAGAGCGGCGCGGTGGCGAACGGCGACATCATGGACGTTGTGGAGATCATACGGCGAGCCAAGGAGCGCATACCGGAGCAGTTCGGAGAAGGCAGCGACAGGATGGTACGGGAGCTCAGCGATGGGCAGCAGGTGGATGGATACGAGAGCTTGCTTTACTTGACATCATGGCGAAACATCGGGTTGGAGGAGGTGGATTTCGGCAGCGGGAAGACGGCGAGGGTGATGACTTACCCGCAGAGGATGCTCTTCTCTCTACTGGAGAAAACTACACCCATCTGCTTCATGCTCATGCCCACAAAGGAAGGGGCTAGGGTGATGTCTGGCTGTGTTACGCCCGACCACGTCGACGCCTTCCAACAACAAATACTCAAGCTCAACGCCAATTATACCGCCACCTGA